One Setaria viridis chromosome 5, Setaria_viridis_v4.0, whole genome shotgun sequence genomic region harbors:
- the LOC117857382 gene encoding dihydrolipoyl dehydrogenase 1, mitochondrial yields the protein MALAILARRRAAEAVMRRPQAAAAGAAVSAWRAYAAAGEESDVVVVGGGPGGYVAAIKAAQLGLKTTCIEKRGTLGGTCLNVGCIPSKALLHSSHMYHEAKSSFAHHGVKFSNLEVDLPAMMAQKDKAVTGLTKGIEGLFKKNKVTYVKGFGKLASPSEVSVDLIDGGNTVVKGKNIIIATGSDVKSLPGITIDEKKVVSSTGALCLSEIPKKLVVIGAGYIGLEMGSVWNRLGSEVTVVEFAPDIVPSMDGEVRKQFQRMLEKQKFKFMLKTKVVGCDTSGDGVKLTLEPAAGGEQTILEADVVLVSAGRTPFTSGIGLETLGVETDKAGRILVDKRFMSNVKGVYAIGDAIPGPMLAHKAEEDGVACVEFIAGKEGHVDYDTVPGVVYTHPEVASVGKTEEQVKALGIAYRVGKFPLLANSRAKAIDDAEGIVKVVAEKETDKILGVHIMAPNAGEIIHEAVLALQYGASSEDVARTCHAHPTVSEALKEACLQTFSKAIHI from the exons ATGGCGCTGGCGATCCtcgcgaggcggcgggcggcggaggccgtgatgcggcggccgcaggcggcggcggcgggggcggccgtgTCCGCGTGGAGGGCgtacgcggcggcgggggaggagagcgacgtcgtcgtcgtgggTGGCGGGCCAGGCGGGTACGTGGCGGCAATCAAGGCCGCGCAGCTGGGGCTCAAGACCACCTGCATCGAGAAGAGGGGCACACTCGGCGGGACCTGCCTCAACGTCGGATGCATCCCGTCCAAG GCTCTTTTGCACTCATCACATATGTACCACGAAGCAAAGAGTTCTTTTGCACACCATGGAGTCAAGTTCTCAAATCTGGAAGTGGACCTCCCAGCCATGATGGCTCAGAAAGACAAGGCTGTGACAGGGCTAACAAAAGGGATTGAAGGGCTCTTTAAGAAGAACAAGGTGACTTACGTTAAAGGCTTTGGGAAATTGGCTTCCCCCTCAGAAGTGTCAGTTGATTTGATTGATGGTGGCAACACTGTTGTCAAAGGCAAAAACATAATCATTGCAACTGGGTCTGATGTAAAATCACTTCCTGGAATCACAATTGATGAGAAGAAAGTTGTTTCATCTACCGGTGCTTTGTGCTTGTCAGAGATCCCAAAGAAACTGGTGGTAATTGGAGCAGGTTATATTGGCCTTGAGATGGGTTCAGTCTGGAACCGCCTTGGTTCAGAGGTCACTGTTGTTGAATTTGCGCCAGATATAGTACCATCAATGGATGGCGAGGTCAGGAAGCAGTTCCAGCGCATGTTGGAGAAGCAGAAGTTCAAGTTCATGCTCAAGACAAAGGTTGTAGGGTGTGATACCAGTGGAGATGGCGTAAAGCTGACACTTGAACctgcagctggtggtgagcagacCATCCTTGAAGCAGATGTTGTCCTTGTCTCTGCTGGCAGAACCCCATTTACTTCTGGGATTGGGCTGGAAACTCTTGGTGTTGAGACAGACAAGGCTGGCAGGATCCTTGTTGATAAGCGCTTCATGAGCAATGTGAAGGGAGTCTATGCAATTGGGGATGCCATCCCTGGGCCCATGCTTGCCCAtaaagctgaagaagatggtgtAGCATGCGTCGAGTTCATTGCTGGAAAGGAAGGCCATGTTGACTATGACACAGTTCCTGGTGTGGTCTACACACATCCAGAGGTTGCATCTGTTGGCAAGACTGAGGAGCAGGTGAAGGCTCTAGGAATCGCCTACCGCGTCGGCAAATTCCCACTTCTGGCTAACAGCCGTGCGAAGGCCATTGACGATGCTGAGGGGATTGTCAAGGTGGTGGCTGAGAAGGAAACCGACAAGATTCTCGGTGTGCACATAATGGCACCCAATGCTGGTGAAATCATCCACGAAGCTGTGCTCGCCTTGCAGTATGGAGCATCAAGCGAGGACGTTGCCCGCACTTGCCACGCGCATCCCACTGTGAGCGAGGCCCTCAAGGAGGCTTGCCTACAAACCTTCTCAAAGGCCATCCACATATGA
- the LOC117856245 gene encoding uncharacterized protein, with translation MAAALYYHPAAGKAGLEAVGASSPSLALRPSQSKVLCVGSSRWWMRRRRWEGKASGISISSSSSRARARARPALFSPVAMEWQECTTELEVDVPCSVAYQCYSERESIPQWMPFISSVKVLEDKPDLSRWSLKYEVFGRNVEFSWLARNMTPTKNQKIHWRSLEGLPNRGAVRFFPKSPSSCRVQLTVAYEIPEILAPVGSALKPFMEGLLLKGLERFAAYAKERNSKIPQP, from the exons atggccgccgccttgTACTACCACCCGGCCGCCGGGAAGGCGGGCCTCGAGGCGGTGGgcgcgtcctcgccgtcgctgGCCCTGCGGCCGTCGCAGAGCAAGGTGCTGTGCGTGGGCAGCAGCCGGtggtggatgaggaggaggagatgggaggGGAAGGCGAGCGgcatcagcatcagcagcagcagcagcagggcgagAGCAAGGGCGAGGCCTGCCTTGTTCTCTCCCGTCGCCATGGAGTGGCAGGAGTGCAC GACTGAACTTGAAGTTGATGTTCCATGTTCGGTTGCCTATCAGTGTTACTCAGAACGTGAGAGCATTCCTCAGTGGATGCCATTCATCTCATCTGTCAAG GTCCTGGAAGATAAACCAGATCTTTCACGCTGGAGTCTGAAGTATGAGGTATTTGGTCGGAATGTAGAATTCTCTTGGCTTGCTCGAAATATGACG CCAACTAAAAATCAAAAGATCCATTGGCGGTCTCTTGAAGGCCTTCCTAATAG AGGCGCTGTTCGCTTCTTCCCTAAAAGCCCATCCTCTTGTAGAGTACAA CTGACTGTGGCGTATGAGATTCCTGAAATTTTGGCTCCGGTTGGATCA GCACTGAAACCATTCATGGAAGGCTTACTTCTTAAAGGTCTAGAACGCTTTGCGGCGTATGCAAAGGAGCGTAACAGCAAGATCCCTCAGCCTTGA
- the LOC117857383 gene encoding uncharacterized protein produces the protein MASTSSAGDAGGSGSKDVVPDETLTSSANASSSHQESHDVGTKSRVEDIWKKMNSGLPNKMPTPMMTKFSNTAKEKKNKPTNKNWMTVLGLSPSNASTANQSPQNGQQQAQHETSEDAKKLAAAALVAAKNAAAVASGRGKVEITEVRDFAGKDIEIKKLVDANSKEAIEKAKAGGAAPSAVDNILEQIRKKQKLSVLDKTKKDWGEYKEEKGVEEELDAYKKSSNQYLDKQSFLQRADYREFERERDARLSMMAKRKTDMREDNA, from the exons GGTCAAAAGATGTGGTTCCAGATGAAACTCTTACCAGTTCTGCAAATGCCAGTAGCTCACATCAAGAGTCTCATGATGTTG GCACAAAATCACGTGTGGAGGATATTTGGAAGAAAATGAACAGTGGATTACCTAATAAGATGCCCACACCTATGATGACCAAGTTCAGTAAtacagcaaaagaaaagaaaaataagccAACAAAT AAGAATTGGATGACTGTTCTAGGCCTTTCGCCTAGTAATGCTTCTACTGCCAATCAAAGCCCCCAAAATGGGCAGCAACAGGCACAACATGAAACGAGTGAGGATGCCAAAAAACTTGCAGCAGCTGCCCTTGTAGCTGCCAAAAATGCTGCTGCTGTGGCATCTGGAAGAGGGAAAGTGGAG ATCACTGAGGTAAGGGACTTTGCTGGCAAGGACATTGAAATCAAGAAATTGGTTGATGCTAATTCCAAGGAGGCAATCGAGAAGGCTAAGGCAGGTGGTGCTGCCCCCTCCGCTGTCGACAACATCCTCGAGCAGATACGTAAGAAGCAGAAGCTGAGTGTCCTGGACAAGACGAAGAAAGACTGGGGAGAGTACAAGGAAGAGAAGGGCGTGGAGGAGGAGCTTGATGCCTACAAGAAGAGCTCGAACCAGTACCTCGACAAGCAATCGTTCCTGCAGCGAGCCGATTACCGTGAGTTTGAGCGCGAGCGGGATGCTCGGCTGTCCATGATGGCTAAACGGAAAACTGATATGCGTGAGGATAATGCGTAG